The segment ACGGGCATCGACCTGTTCATTTAGTGATCCAAGGGGTTCACCGATCCATAAGCCGCGGGTATAAGCACGGCGGCGTACCGGGTCGTTATAACCAGGTAGCTGAATACGGCCACGCGCCACGAGCTCATCGATGACCAGCTCATAGGTGGGCTGGCAAAACTGCACCGTGAGATGGTGGCGGCGCTGTTTGATGAACTTCCATAGCTGGTTGAAGGCGGCGCGGGCGGCGGTGTAGCTGGTCGAGAAGTGCATCAGTAGCACCTCAGAAGGCATTTCCAGTGCCGCGCCCATCTCTTTCACAATGGCCACAAAGAACGGATCGAATTGGGCATTCGGTCGATTGGGATTGATCGTGACCGGTTCGGCACCCTCCTCAAGATCCCAGACAGCGCCTTCACCCAACGTCAGGTTATCGCCATCACTCGGCTGGTCGTTGGAACTGCTAACAACGGGCCGGTCTGGCTTGTTGGGATCGTCGCTATCCTCGCTCCACATTGGCCCACCGGCCGCCATGTCAGCATCGTCATTGGGCGAATGCTTAATGGCCACGGTAAACATGGCGCTGATTACGGCCGCCGTCAGCTCTGCCTGACTGAACCGCTCTAATTTTTGCAGCGCTTCAAGAATCGGTGCCAGATACGGTATGCCGCGAGTTTGGCCTGGCCGCCCTTTCTCATTGACCAGGTGCAGAATGCGCCGGCGCCCCGTTTGAGTGCCAAAGATGGGGTACCACTTCCACTGCTGCGAGGTGGTGTAGTCGCTGGGGTAACCACTGCAAACACGGATATGCGTAGGTTTGCCCAGCCTGTCAGTGCGCACACCGTCAACTTCATTCGGGGTGTGAAGATCGCTTAACGGATTACCGACCCGCTCTGCTTCAATCAACTGCAGCTTGGTGCCAAACAGGCAGCCAGGGCGCTGATCATCGGGTGTCATGGCAAACACATCGCCACTGACTAACGCACTGATAAAAGCCAGCCGCTGGAGCATGTAAAAATCGAGACCGGCCTCGATGTCGCACTCGGCAGGATCCTCTGCCCATAACCGAAACCCACGCGCCAGCTCATCATTGAGCGCATCGGCTTCATCGTCGCTTAGTCCCAGGGATTCACCATCCACGTTGGGGCGCACCGTTAGCCCCATGCCCACCACGTTGGTGGCGGCACGGTTAACGGCGGCACGTGCCATCATGTGGTTTCGGTAGGCGTCCCGGGTACGGCTAATAAGCAGTTCCCGCTCACCTGTGGGTGTGTCCTGCCGAGGGCTGCCAAGCCCTGGCAGCCAACTAAGCATCGAGCGAATCATTCGGCTTGCGCCGCGGTGCCGCGTCTCGCTGCCACTATTAGCCCGTGAGCGGCCTTGGGTAGACTCCAGCCGCTCAAGCTCCTGGCGAACCATCTGGTCTCGCTTTTGCGCAGCAGTGCTACCCTTTAAGCGTTTAAATAGGCCCATGATTAAAATCCAATGTAGCGAACGCGGTGACGACCGCCTTTAGCGTTGGCCGCTCTTTCTTTGGCGGCCATCCGTTCAAAGCGCTCTTCCATTTTGTAAAGCGTGGGTAGATCTGCCCGGGTGTAATGCCGATCGCCAAAGCGCCATGACTGTGAGCCGCTTAGGATTTTGTCGATGGCTTCGCGCACCTTGTTAAGGCGTGCAGAATAAGATTCGGGGGTCATAAGCTGCTCTTTCTAGCGACGCGGGATCGCCTACGCTTGGGACGCGGCGCCAGCGTGGCGGTGTCATTAAGGTCGAGGCCAAAGCGCTGCTGACTAATACGCAAAGCAGCCAGGGCATACACGAAACAGTCCAGCGCTTCGTTA is part of the Halomonas alkaliantarctica genome and harbors:
- a CDS encoding phage portal protein — encoded protein: MGLFKRLKGSTAAQKRDQMVRQELERLESTQGRSRANSGSETRHRGASRMIRSMLSWLPGLGSPRQDTPTGERELLISRTRDAYRNHMMARAAVNRAATNVVGMGLTVRPNVDGESLGLSDDEADALNDELARGFRLWAEDPAECDIEAGLDFYMLQRLAFISALVSGDVFAMTPDDQRPGCLFGTKLQLIEAERVGNPLSDLHTPNEVDGVRTDRLGKPTHIRVCSGYPSDYTTSQQWKWYPIFGTQTGRRRILHLVNEKGRPGQTRGIPYLAPILEALQKLERFSQAELTAAVISAMFTVAIKHSPNDDADMAAGGPMWSEDSDDPNKPDRPVVSSSNDQPSDGDNLTLGEGAVWDLEEGAEPVTINPNRPNAQFDPFFVAIVKEMGAALEMPSEVLLMHFSTSYTAARAAFNQLWKFIKQRRHHLTVQFCQPTYELVIDELVARGRIQLPGYNDPVRRRAYTRGLWIGEPLGSLNEQVDARAATERIANGTSNEHIETMALHGEDWEDVHRDRAREIQRKRQDNVPVYVGGKVHSEEQASANADE